A stretch of the Planktothricoides raciborskii GIHE-MW2 genome encodes the following:
- the ilvD gene encoding dihydroxy-acid dehydratase, with product MPENLRSQVVTQGTQRSPNRAMLRAVGFGDDDFTKPIVGVANGYSTITPCNMGLDDLAKQAQAAIRDAGGMPQVFGTITISDGISMGTEGMKYSLVSRDVIADSIETVCNGQSMDGVLAIGGCDKNMPGAMIAIARMNIPAIFVYGGTIKPGNYEGRDLTVVSAFEAVGQYSAGKISEAELLGVERNACPGAGSCGGMYTANTMSSVFEAMGMSLMYSSTMAAEDREKADSTADSAKVLVNAIRNQILPRQILTRKAFENAISVVMAVGGSTNAVLHLLAIAHAAGVKLTLDDFTTIRDRVPVLCDLKPSGQYVITQFHQAGGVPQVMKMLLEHGLLHGDCLTITGKTIAEQLADIPSEPPANQSVIRPWDQPMYAQGHLVVLKGNLATEGAVAKISGVKNPKITGPARVFESEEECLQAILDGKIKAGDVVVVRYEGPKGGPGMREMLAPTSAIIGAGLGDSVGLITDGRFSGGTYGLVVGHVAPEAAVGGAIALVKEGDTITIDATTRQLTLEISDRELAERRANWQPPKPRYTAGVMAKYAKLVASSSVGAVTDLNL from the coding sequence ATGCCGGAAAATTTGAGAAGCCAAGTTGTAACCCAAGGAACTCAGCGATCGCCTAACCGGGCTATGTTAAGGGCTGTAGGGTTTGGGGACGATGACTTTACCAAACCGATCGTGGGGGTTGCCAATGGGTACAGCACCATCACCCCTTGCAATATGGGTTTGGATGATTTAGCAAAACAAGCCCAAGCTGCGATCCGGGATGCCGGGGGAATGCCCCAGGTATTCGGCACCATTACCATTAGTGATGGGATTTCTATGGGCACCGAAGGGATGAAATATTCCCTAGTTTCACGGGACGTGATCGCCGATTCCATTGAAACGGTGTGTAATGGTCAAAGTATGGATGGGGTGCTGGCGATTGGGGGCTGCGATAAGAATATGCCCGGGGCGATGATTGCGATCGCCCGGATGAATATCCCCGCCATCTTTGTCTATGGGGGCACGATTAAACCGGGCAACTATGAAGGACGCGACCTGACCGTAGTCAGTGCTTTTGAAGCGGTGGGACAATATAGCGCGGGCAAGATTTCTGAGGCAGAATTATTAGGTGTGGAACGCAATGCTTGCCCAGGGGCGGGTTCTTGCGGCGGGATGTACACCGCTAATACCATGTCCTCGGTGTTTGAAGCGATGGGCATGAGTTTGATGTACTCCTCGACAATGGCTGCGGAAGATCGAGAAAAAGCGGATAGTACCGCTGATTCCGCCAAAGTTTTAGTCAATGCCATTCGCAATCAAATTCTACCCCGGCAAATTCTGACTCGGAAAGCCTTTGAAAATGCAATTTCCGTAGTCATGGCCGTAGGTGGTTCCACCAATGCGGTCTTACATTTACTGGCGATCGCCCATGCCGCAGGGGTCAAGTTAACCCTAGATGACTTTACGACCATTCGCGATCGGGTTCCCGTCCTCTGTGACCTGAAACCCAGCGGTCAATACGTCATCACCCAATTTCACCAAGCCGGTGGGGTGCCGCAAGTGATGAAAATGCTGCTGGAACATGGTTTGCTCCACGGCGACTGTCTGACGATTACGGGGAAAACCATCGCCGAACAACTAGCGGATATTCCCTCCGAACCCCCCGCCAATCAAAGCGTCATCCGTCCCTGGGATCAACCCATGTATGCTCAAGGACATTTAGTCGTCCTCAAAGGCAATCTGGCGACTGAAGGGGCAGTGGCGAAAATCAGCGGCGTGAAAAACCCCAAAATTACCGGCCCAGCCCGAGTTTTTGAATCCGAAGAAGAATGCCTCCAAGCCATTCTCGACGGTAAAATTAAAGCCGGTGATGTGGTGGTCGTGCGCTATGAAGGCCCCAAAGGTGGCCCAGGGATGCGGGAAATGTTAGCCCCCACCTCAGCCATTATTGGTGCAGGTTTAGGAGATAGCGTCGGTTTAATCACTGACGGGCGCTTTTCTGGGGGGACTTATGGCCTCGTGGTGGGTCATGTGGCTCCAGAAGCAGCGGTGGGTGGCGCGATCGCCTTGGTCAAAGAAGGGGACACCATCACCATTGACGCTACCACTCGTCAGCTAACTTTAGAAATTTCCGATCGAGAATTAGCCGAGCGTCGAGCCAACTGGCAACCGCCCAAACCCCGTTATACCGCTGGGGTAATGGCCAAATATGCCAAGTTAGTCGCTTCTAGCAGTGTCGGGGCTGTCACCGATTTGAACTTGTAA
- a CDS encoding DUF928 domain-containing protein, with protein sequence MVPRIASAEPREVFGGLSALNTIQAKTPDGIGKLKFETEDNGLPHSSTGGATRFAEQINFQPPADQGAPQQSVGGSTRGPAVCPQDRNAEFPGQTLTALLPASNQGLTVSGHPTLLLYVPPTSAGEVQFILQDDSGPDEVQEIYETTFALPKHLTATGGLVTIKIPESLPELEVGKTYTYYATLICSPGDSGGINYDQGFITRVEVPSQLAQAAQKNQGLSPEQSLWQQAMLYAESGIWLDTVSSLLSLMEYEPNNQVLQSQWMSLMRSDAVNLDEAIAKAKIVHLSAQE encoded by the coding sequence ATGGTTCCGAGAATCGCCAGTGCTGAACCCAGGGAAGTTTTTGGGGGTTTGTCTGCGCTAAATACGATCCAAGCAAAAACCCCTGATGGCATAGGTAAGCTTAAGTTTGAGACAGAAGACAATGGCTTGCCCCATAGTTCAACGGGAGGCGCAACTAGGTTTGCCGAACAGATTAATTTCCAACCGCCAGCGGATCAAGGGGCGCCGCAGCAAAGTGTTGGGGGTTCGACAAGAGGACCTGCTGTTTGCCCCCAAGATAGAAATGCTGAGTTTCCTGGACAGACGCTTACGGCACTGTTACCGGCTTCCAATCAAGGTTTAACGGTGTCTGGTCACCCTACGCTTTTGCTTTATGTGCCGCCAACTTCTGCCGGTGAAGTCCAGTTTATTCTTCAGGATGACAGTGGTCCTGACGAAGTGCAGGAAATTTATGAGACGACGTTTGCTCTGCCGAAGCATCTCACGGCAACAGGTGGCTTAGTCACGATCAAAATACCGGAAAGTTTGCCAGAGTTGGAGGTTGGTAAGACTTACACCTACTATGCGACCTTGATTTGTTCTCCTGGAGATAGTGGTGGGATTAATTACGATCAAGGTTTTATCACCCGCGTTGAAGTTCCTTCCCAGCTTGCTCAAGCGGCGCAAAAGAATCAAGGGTTATCCCCGGAACAATCTTTGTGGCAGCAGGCAATGCTTTATGCTGAGTCTGGGATTTGGCTTGATACGGTTAGTAGTTTGCTCAGTCTGATGGAGTATGAGCCGAATAATCAGGTTTTGCAAAGTCAGTGGATGTCGTTGATGAGATCCGATGCGGTGAATTTGGATGAGGCGATCGCCAAAGCCAAGATTGTTCATCTATCTGCTCAGGAATAA
- a CDS encoding EAL domain-containing protein, with protein sequence MGSKTWKKLQKLLWEWRGVIVTAPTVAGLTLALRMTGLLQGWELRTLDLFFRWRPSEPQDERIAIVEIDEPDISYVGTWPIPDRVLAELLKKIKQQQPKSIGMDIYRNLPVEPGYEELVKVYKSTPNLIGVKKILGDAYGGPVAPPAVLGELGQVAAVDMVSDKDGKIRRALLAVTPPGEPTIYALSSRLAIMYLEEQGIRLQPHPAKKEANVLGKSLFFRLQKNDGGYVRADNGGYQIMHNFRKSCPIQELNCDVFYTVSLRDVLTDKIEPDALRDRIVLIGSTADSLKDSFLTSFDGQKGSARTPGVIIHAQLVSQILSAALDGRGLIRVWSEPVEWIWISFWSVVGATLTWSLLGRKWEVVSIFLVGASLGFGSFVAFLGNWWIPVVPALVGFFGSSVIIVGYIGYTERERSQAQLRFNALHDGLTGLPNRRCLISRLQSAIEYRQENPDYLFAILFLDLDRFKLINDALGHRTGDDLLIATACRLGECVKPRDTVARLGGDEFIILLEDIHQIQTASQVAERIHQQLKLPFYINGHEVFTSTSIGVVLSTMNYQQPEDWLAAADVAMYRAKARGKANYEIFDSSMQADVMFQLKLEEDIRQGIDREEFELYYQPIVLTNTTELAGFEALVRWNHPERGFVSPGQFIPLAEETGLIVPLGWWILRTACRQLHSWHQQFPDQAGLKVSVNLSGKQFLQSDLVEKIADILQETGLNPSTLKLEITEGVVMDNAEMAIKMLQQIKNLGITLSIDDFGTGYSSLSYLHRFPVDTLKVDRSFVNGVESDRDKLEIARTILLLAHSLEMDAIAEGVETLEQFLILQELSCEYIQGYFFSKPLNVESAVNLLKKPDFKQKIVVDQSLHK encoded by the coding sequence ATGGGTTCTAAGACCTGGAAAAAACTCCAAAAGCTACTGTGGGAATGGCGAGGAGTGATTGTAACTGCTCCCACGGTGGCAGGATTGACTTTAGCATTACGGATGACCGGATTGCTCCAAGGATGGGAATTGCGAACGCTAGATTTATTTTTTCGCTGGCGTCCTTCGGAACCCCAGGATGAACGAATTGCGATCGTAGAAATTGATGAGCCAGATATCAGCTATGTGGGAACTTGGCCGATTCCCGACCGGGTTTTAGCAGAGTTGTTAAAAAAAATTAAACAGCAACAACCGAAATCCATTGGCATGGATATTTATCGGAATTTGCCGGTAGAACCGGGCTATGAAGAATTAGTAAAAGTATATAAATCTACGCCGAATTTGATTGGCGTGAAGAAAATTCTCGGAGACGCTTATGGCGGTCCCGTGGCGCCGCCAGCAGTGTTGGGTGAGTTGGGTCAAGTGGCAGCGGTGGATATGGTCAGTGACAAAGATGGCAAAATTCGTCGCGCCTTACTTGCGGTGACGCCGCCCGGTGAACCGACGATTTATGCTTTGTCCAGCCGTTTGGCCATCATGTATCTGGAAGAACAAGGAATCAGATTACAGCCTCACCCTGCAAAAAAAGAGGCGAATGTTCTGGGCAAGAGTTTATTTTTCCGACTGCAAAAAAATGATGGTGGGTATGTCCGCGCTGATAACGGCGGCTACCAGATTATGCACAATTTTCGCAAGTCTTGTCCGATCCAAGAGTTAAATTGCGACGTTTTCTATACGGTGTCCCTGAGAGATGTTTTGACCGACAAAATTGAACCGGATGCTTTGCGCGATCGCATCGTCTTAATTGGTTCCACTGCCGACAGCCTGAAAGACAGCTTTTTAACTTCTTTTGACGGACAAAAGGGCAGTGCGCGAACTCCAGGGGTGATCATCCACGCTCAATTAGTGAGTCAAATTCTCAGTGCCGCCCTAGATGGACGCGGCTTAATCCGGGTGTGGTCTGAACCTGTGGAATGGATCTGGATTTCTTTCTGGTCAGTCGTTGGTGCTACGTTAACCTGGAGTTTGTTAGGCCGCAAATGGGAAGTAGTCAGTATTTTCCTAGTTGGCGCCAGTCTCGGATTCGGCTCTTTTGTCGCCTTCTTAGGTAATTGGTGGATTCCCGTAGTCCCCGCCTTGGTGGGCTTTTTTGGCTCGTCTGTGATTATTGTTGGCTATATTGGCTATACCGAACGGGAGCGATCGCAGGCGCAATTACGCTTCAATGCCTTGCATGACGGACTCACGGGCTTGCCAAATCGTCGTTGTCTGATTTCTCGGCTGCAAAGTGCCATTGAATATCGCCAAGAAAACCCAGATTATTTATTCGCCATCCTATTTTTAGACTTAGATCGCTTCAAACTGATTAACGATGCCTTGGGACATAGAACAGGTGATGACTTATTAATTGCCACCGCTTGCCGACTGGGAGAATGTGTCAAACCTAGAGACACCGTGGCTCGCTTAGGCGGCGATGAATTTATCATTCTCCTAGAAGATATTCACCAAATCCAAACCGCCAGTCAGGTGGCGGAACGGATTCATCAGCAACTCAAGTTGCCATTTTATATCAATGGCCATGAAGTCTTTACCAGTACCAGTATTGGCGTTGTCCTGAGTACGATGAATTATCAGCAGCCAGAGGATTGGCTGGCTGCTGCGGATGTGGCCATGTATCGAGCCAAAGCTCGTGGCAAAGCCAACTATGAGATTTTTGATAGCAGTATGCAAGCGGATGTGATGTTCCAGCTTAAGCTGGAAGAGGATATCCGTCAGGGAATCGATCGCGAAGAATTTGAACTGTATTATCAACCAATTGTATTGACCAATACCACCGAGTTGGCGGGGTTTGAAGCCTTGGTGCGCTGGAATCATCCAGAACGGGGTTTTGTTTCTCCCGGTCAATTTATTCCTTTGGCAGAGGAAACCGGATTAATTGTGCCGTTGGGTTGGTGGATTTTACGCACCGCCTGTCGCCAGTTACACTCGTGGCATCAACAATTCCCCGACCAAGCGGGTTTAAAGGTCAGTGTCAACCTTTCTGGCAAGCAGTTTCTCCAGTCCGATTTAGTGGAAAAAATTGCGGATATTTTACAAGAAACTGGTTTAAATCCTTCTACTTTGAAGTTGGAAATTACCGAAGGAGTGGTGATGGATAATGCAGAAATGGCGATTAAAATGTTACAACAAATTAAAAATTTAGGGATTACTTTAAGTATTGATGATTTTGGCACGGGATATTCTTCTTTGAGTTATTTACATCGGTTCCCAGTTGATACTTTGAAGGTCGATCGATCTTTTGTGAATGGGGTGGAAAGCGATCGCGATAAGTTAGAGATTGCTCGGACGATTCTCCTGCTGGCACATAGTCTAGAAATGGATGCGATCGCAGAAGGGGTGGAGACATTAGAACAGTTTCTCATTTTGCAAGAACTTAGCTGTGAGTATATTCAAGGGTACTTTTTTTCTAAGCCTTTGAATGTAGAATCGGCAGTTAATTTGCTCAAAAAACCCGATTTTAAACAAAAAATTGTTGTAGATCAAAGTCTTCATAAATAA